The following DNA comes from Oceanicaulis alexandrii DSM 11625.
TGGGTGGAAGCGACAATGCCTTCAAAGTCGTCTTTCAGGATGACGTTCACAACGCCAGCCAAGGCGTCAGAGCCATAAACGGCAGATGCGCCGCCGGTGACGACGTCAACGCGCTCGATCAACTCGGTCGGGATGGAGTTGAAGTCGACATTGTTAGTGCCAGGCAGGCCCGCGACGAAACGGCGGCCGTTCATCAGCACCAGGGTGCGGTCTTCGGTCAGGTTGCGCAGCTCGATGGTGTTCACACCGGACGAAGCAACCGTGAAGTTGGAGTTGGTCGAGGTCAGTGACGACACGCCGACGGCCGGCAGGGTGCGCAGCAGTTCGGCGGTGTTCACGGCGCCGGACAGCTCGAACTGCTCGGCGTTGAAGGTGTTGACCGGCGTCGCTTCGGTCATGTTGCCGCGCTGAATGCGCGTACCGGTGACCTGGATGACGTCCTGCTGGGCGCCTTCCGCATCTTCCTGAGCCAGAGCCGGCGCGCTTGCTGCGCCGAGACCGGCGAGCAGGCTGGACGCCAGAGCCCAGGTTTTAAAATTCTTATAGGACATTCACGTCTCCCCGTAATTCAGAGGCAAGGCCTGTAGTCGACAGGCCGAGAACAAGCTCGCACTCGTGTTCGAGTGGATGGGGCAAACTAGGCGCCGCTTCATTCGCCTTAAAAGTGAACTTTTCAGGGTGACGTGCTGTTGCAATGCCGGTGTTGCAAAAATGCATTTTACCCAACTTAGAGGAGCATAAAACTCTCCCAGTGCCGTATTTGTGGCCAAAAAGTGCTGATTAACATGACAAAATATCAATGTTGCGTGATCGCAACTATTACATTCCGGCAATGAATTTCAACCTCCGCGACCCACGATCTAGAGTTGATATCCGTCTCGTTGTATTTCCGCGCGGCGCGGCGAGTCACCGGGCAACTGTCGGCGCAAACGGAGCCCGTCCCATGGCCAGACCAGTCAACTGGCGCCGCAAACGGCTGTGAATCAGCCTTGGAAATAGGGGGCGAACGTTTGACCCCTGCCCGCCAGCAGTGTGAACTCAATAGCGTCTAGAAACGCCTTTCACGCTGGATTCTGATCGCATGCAGACGTCTCAATCGCTCCTACCCGCCGCCTTCTCCGCCCTGCAGGCTGGCAGGCATTCTGACGCCGCCCTGCTCTTCAAGCAGGCGCAGCCGTATGAGCCAGCAAACATTACTCTCTACATCGGCCTCGCTTACGCTTGCGCTGGTATGGGCGACATGGTGCAAGCCGAGCACGCCATCGATCAGGCGTTACGGCTGGATCCTCGCAATATTCGCTCCTTGATCTTCAAGGGCGACCGGAGGCATGCGGACGGCGAGCCGCGCAAGGCCGCCACCTATTATGACGCAGCGCTGCGCAGCGCCTCCACCGTACCGCAAATCCCGCAAGAACTGTCCGCGGACCTGGCGCGCATCCAGTCTCAGACCCAGCAGATCATGCGCAGTTATGAAGCCGAGATACTCGAACGCCTGAAAAACCAAGGTTTCACCCGGCCTGAGCGCTCCGCCCGGTTTCAACGCTCTCTGGATATTCTCGTCGGCAAAAGCAGCATCTACGTTCAGGAACCGACCGCGTACTACTATCCCGAGCTGCCGCAGATCGAATTCTATGACCGGCGCCAGTTTGACTGGGCGGAAGCCGTGGAAGACCATACGCAAGCCATACGCGAGAGCTTGCTGCAGGAACTGAGCCAGTCTGACGGCTCGTTTGACGCCTATGTCCAAGGCGATGATCGGCCGCATGCAGACCCCCACAACATGGTGGGCAACACGGACTGGTCAGCGCGCTTCCTGTGGAAAGACGGACACAGACAGGAGGAAGCCCTGTCAAAGCACCCTGCGGTCGAACACGCGCTCAGCCATGCGCCCCTGTGCGATATACCAGGCGCGACACCCTCCGTGTTGTTCTCGCGCCTTAAACCGCATGCAGCGATCCCGCCTCATAACGGATTGCTCAATGTTCGGCTGATCTGCCATTTGCCCCTTGTCATTCCAGGGCAGGGCTTTTTGCGCGTCGGCTCACAGACGCGGTCCTGGACGGAAGGTGAATTGCTGATTTTTGACGATTCAATCGAACATGAAGCCGCCAATCAGGCTGCAGCACAGCGAGTCATCTTATTATTCGACATCTGGCGGCCGGAACTCTCCAAGGAAGAACAAGACCTTGTCCGCGCTCTTTTGTCTGGCTTTGATTCCCTTAAAGAGACGAGCTAGCGAATTCCGGTTCGCATCTGGCGAGCACTCCTGTTATGTTGCAGTGCCCAATATAAAAAGGAGGGGAACATGAAAATTCTTTTTGGTCTTGTCGCGGCGACCGCGTCCCTGACGCTGGTTGCGTGCGCGGCTGACCCCAATCGCGAAGCACGTGTCCGCAATGAAATCGACGCTCAACTGGCTATGGCGGATGAAGAAGGTCTGGTCTGTGAATATCGTCAGGTCTTCGGTTCTTTGCGCCGTGAGCGCGTTTGCATGACCCCGGAAGATGTCGAACGCAACTCTGAAGCCGGTCGCACCCAGGTCGAACGCATGCAGCGGTCTACGACGCCTGTTGTCGGCGGCGGCTAACCCTCTCCGCCCGCCCCGTCCGTCTGGACATTCGCGTTGATATGCAAACCCCGCGCTGAAAAGCGTGGGGTTTTTGCTGTGCGGTTATCGGCAAAAGCGCTCCCCAAAGAAAAAGGCGGCGGACCAGAGGTCCGCCGCCCAGTTTTCAAACCCGTAAGGTTCTGACTTAGAACTCGACGGTCACGCCTGCGAAGACGTAACGGCCAAGCGCATCATAAACCTGCGGGTAGGTATTGCCGTTACCGAAGCCGGCGCCCACAGCAGCCGAAAGCGGCGGCTCTTTGTCGAAGATGTTGTTCACACCAGCGCGGAAACGAACGTTGTCGCGGGCGTAGAAGTTACCGCTGAGGTCAAACCAGTCCTGGCTCTCCAGGGTCTGGTTGATCGCAGCGCCGCCGCCGAAGATTTCCACTTCGCCAAAGTGACGCCAGCTCAGGGTGAAGTCCGCGTTAAACGGCGTCAGCCAAGTGGCGGTCGCTTTGTGACGATATTCCGGGTTCGGCGTACCGCACGAAGAGCTGTAGAAGCCCACACAATCAAACGGGGTTGCAGTCGGGCTGCTCACTGTTTCCAGGGAATCCAGCAACGTACCGACATATTCAAGTTCCAGAGAACCCGAGCCGGACACGAAGTTTTCGAGATCCAGGCTATAGGTGGCGCTGATGTCGAAGCCCGAGGTCGAGAGCGAACCGATGTTGGTGTTGGTCGCCACGATGAAGCCCGACGGGTTCGCCCACAGGGTGCCGCCATCGCCACGATTGACCAGCGAACAGAAGCTCTGATCACCAGTGGCCAAGCACTGAGTCAGCGACTGGTTCGGCGAAACGGTCGAAACCGTGTCTTCCACTTCGATGTCGAAATAGTCAGCCGTAATGGTCAGACCTTCGATGAAGCTCGGCGTGAAGATGAAGCCGATCGTGTACGTGTCAGCCACTTCCGGATCGAGATTCGGGTTGCCGCCGCCAAGCTGGTTGAACTGACCAGCAGGGTTGTCGGCGATGTTGCCGTACTGAGCCGCCGTCACGCCCGTGTTCTGGCACTGGGCCAGGGTCGCGGACGGGTTGGCGCCAGCGCAAGGATCATACAGACCATTCGCGCCTTGGGTCAGATCGAACAGGCCGATCGACTGGTTCGAGAACAGCTCGATCACGTTCGGTGCACGCACCGCACGCTGGTAAGAACCGCGGAAACGCAGATCGTCGATCGGAGCCCACTCGCCAGCAACCTTGTAGGTGTCGGTCGACACGCCGGTGGAGTAATCGGAATAACGGTAAGCCAACTCGACAGCGAGGACTTCAGCGAACTGAGCGCCTTCGATGATCGGGATCTGGGCTTCACCGAACACTTCCCAGACGTCGGTCGTGCCGGAGACGGGAGGAGTCGGACCACCTTGGCCAAAACCATCGCCAGACTGATAGTTGGAGTCAGGCAGGAGGCTCAGGGAGTCACGACGGTATTCAGCACCGAATGCGACGCCAACGCCGGAGGTGGCGAACGGAGACACAAGGCCATAAGCGCCCAGGTCACCAAACATGGAGCCCGAAACCACTTGCTGGGTCACGGTGCCGCGCTGAAGAAGCGGGTTGGTGATGTATGCGATCGCAGCCGCAGACGGGGTGCCCGAGAAGATGTTGTACGGCACGCAAGCCGCGTCATCATTGGACGGATCCGCATCAGCGTTCACGGCGCAGACA
Coding sequences within:
- a CDS encoding aspartyl/asparaginyl beta-hydroxylase domain-containing protein, whose product is MQTSQSLLPAAFSALQAGRHSDAALLFKQAQPYEPANITLYIGLAYACAGMGDMVQAEHAIDQALRLDPRNIRSLIFKGDRRHADGEPRKAATYYDAALRSASTVPQIPQELSADLARIQSQTQQIMRSYEAEILERLKNQGFTRPERSARFQRSLDILVGKSSIYVQEPTAYYYPELPQIEFYDRRQFDWAEAVEDHTQAIRESLLQELSQSDGSFDAYVQGDDRPHADPHNMVGNTDWSARFLWKDGHRQEEALSKHPAVEHALSHAPLCDIPGATPSVLFSRLKPHAAIPPHNGLLNVRLICHLPLVIPGQGFLRVGSQTRSWTEGELLIFDDSIEHEAANQAAAQRVILLFDIWRPELSKEEQDLVRALLSGFDSLKETS
- a CDS encoding TonB-dependent receptor plug domain-containing protein, whose amino-acid sequence is MLQNKALARKLLCATMLSGMAFAAPSAFAQEEESAASEDTITVTGTRIQSANLVATSPVTTIDASEIAGRGVIRVEDMVNQLPQAFAAQGSNISNGSTGTAQVNLRGLGAQRNLVLLNGRRLPYGSPRSVPADVNQVPSALVERVEVLTGGASAVYGSDAITGVVNFILDDDFEGLRIDTQYSFYQHNNENSTIQDLVSGYAAGNPSQFKLPDDNVVDGEAVEISAVMGVNTPDGRGNASAYISYRNVNPVYQANRDYSACAFGTQNGGTEFSCSGSSTNATANFLNLGTDPALANFQSWFRTNGSQFIDRDFTSDTFNFNPFNFYQRPDERYTVGSFINYEFSRHFDAYAELSFMDNTSNSQIAPSGVFGGGVAGQGGGINCNNAFLTAQQVDFLCTQNGLGPTDVAEGVLILRRNVEGGSRNSDIRHTTYRGVVGLRGQVADSPFDYDVYASYSNVSFAENYNNELSIRKSSLALNAVDDGAGNIVCAVNADADPSNDDAACVPYNIFSGTPSAAAIAYITNPLLQRGTVTQQVVSGSMFGDLGAYGLVSPFATSGVGVAFGAEYRRDSLSLLPDSNYQSGDGFGQGGPTPPVSGTTDVWEVFGEAQIPIIEGAQFAEVLAVELAYRYSDYSTGVSTDTYKVAGEWAPIDDLRFRGSYQRAVRAPNVIELFSNQSIGLFDLTQGANGLYDPCAGANPSATLAQCQNTGVTAAQYGNIADNPAGQFNQLGGGNPNLDPEVADTYTIGFIFTPSFIEGLTITADYFDIEVEDTVSTVSPNQSLTQCLATGDQSFCSLVNRGDGGTLWANPSGFIVATNTNIGSLSTSGFDISATYSLDLENFVSGSGSLELEYVGTLLDSLETVSSPTATPFDCVGFYSSSCGTPNPEYRHKATATWLTPFNADFTLSWRHFGEVEIFGGGAAINQTLESQDWFDLSGNFYARDNVRFRAGVNNIFDKEPPLSAAVGAGFGNGNTYPQVYDALGRYVFAGVTVEF